AGATATGAGGGGCTCAGGTCCGTTCCCTATGACGACAGCTATGAGGTCTCGTTCTCCCTAGGCAAGGGCTGCTATGCCACCGTGCTCCTGAGGGAGTTCATGAAGGCGGACATATTGGACTACTGACCTAGAGCCTTGTCCAATCCCTTTCTTTCGGTCCTTCATCCTGCTCCTCGGCCTCTTCGGCCCCTTCCGCTCCCTCTTCGACAGGCTGCCTTTCTTCCACATCGACCTTCTCCAGCTCGAGCTCGTCGACGGCGAGGTCGGTCTGCCGGCCGCCCTTTGAACCTTTTGCATCCTGATCCAGGTGCTTCACACGGATGGGCGTCTGGCATCTGGGGCAGAGTCCGCTTGCTATGCAGGACCTGCAAAGCAACGAGCCACATTCAGGGCAAGAGCCAGCGGCAGTCTCTCCATGGAAAAGGCATTTACGGGACCTGATCGAGCCCGTCCTCTTCTCTCCTTTATCACTGCCGTAGAAGGTGGAATAAAGCTCTTTCTCCGCCGCCCCGAAGAGCAAGGGGCCCCCTTCCGGGCCCCTCCTCCGCGGTTCGGGGATGGGCTCCTGTTCAGGAACGTTAGGCGGAAGAAAGACCGCATCGGTACCAACGGTCTGGGGGGGCTCCTCCATCTCGGGCTCAGGCATTGGGGGCGGGGCGACCTCCGCCCGTGCTAACGCGCGCGATGACCTGGAAGGGGCCTTTCTCTTGGTCTTTGCAATTGTCTTTGGGGCCGTTATCTTTGGTGACGCCCGCTTCCTCGTCCTTGGCGATGGTACGATGTCCTCGGAGATCGCCCGGAAGGCCTTCATGGCGACCTTCAGCCTCCTGGCCTTATAGATCCCTATGCCGAACGTCTCCATCAGCCCTATGACGCTCCTTCTGTCCTCTGAGAGATCGAGGGCCGTTCTCAGCAGCTGCTGGACATCCTCATCTGGCATGGTCCCGCTGAGGTCCATGGCGTTGACCGTCTCTATATATCCCAACACCTTCTTGGCATCAGAGATCTCAAGATGTGGCAGAGCCGCGATCACGTCCGCCAGCCTGAGCCCGTAGGTCGCCACGGTGGGGTTCCGATAGGCCATCAGGAGGACGGTCCGCGATGCGTCCTCGTACCAGTCCATCTCTTCCCTGCTCATCGAGGTGACATCGACCTTTTCCTTCTCATCGATGAGGCTGGACACCTCATCCAGGAATTCATATGGGATGTTGCATATGCGGAACATGTCCTCCTTGGAAAGCCTTCTTCCCATACGGTTCTCCATGGAAAGCACTTGTGCAGCATACTCCTTCACCTGCCTTTGGTGGAGATCGCGCTGAACCATCTCCAGCCCTTCTGCCGCCGAGGACATCGCCGGGTCAAGTTCCAACGCCTTCTCGAAGGCCCGCTGGGCAGCCTCGCTCTTTCCCATCCTGAGCAAGGCCATCCCCTTCCCGTTCCAGGCGATCGCATCGGAGATGTCCAGGCCCAGGACGGCATCGTAGGACCTGAGCACCTCCTCATCCTTGCCTAGTCCCTCCGCGATCGCCGCACGCTCCATCCAGACCCTTTTAGATGATGGGTCCAGGACAGAGGCCCTGTCTATCGCGGCAAAGGCGTTGTCCAAATACTGTTGCTTCTCCTCTATCAATGCCAGGCGTTCCCAGGCCAAAGCATCGTTGGGCGCCACCACCGTCGCCCTCATGTAGGTCTCCCGGGCCTCCTCGACCCGGCCCATCGCCTCCAGCGCCTTCCCCTTGGACCGCAGCAGGGGACCGTCCTCGGCACCTAGGTCGATCGCGGTGTTGTAGGCCTGTACGGCCTTTGGCATCTCCCCCAGTCTGAGGTGCGCATTGCCCTTGAACTTCCATGCCTCCGCATGCGTCCGGTCGACCGAGATCGCCTGCTCGAAGGCATCGACGGCCTCCTGCATCCTGTTCAGGGATGCCAGCGCCCTTCCCATGTCCGTGTGGAACCTTGGGTTGGCAGGGTTCGACCTCACGCATCTTTCGAAGCAATCGAGGGCCTCCTCGAACCTCTGCATGTGCAGCAGCGTCCTTCCCTTGTTGTCGAGGATCATCATGTCCGAATCGTCCAGTCTCCACGCCTCGTCAAAGGCGGCCAATGCATCTTCCATCCTGCCGATCGAGGTCAAAAGTATGCCGTTGCGGACGTGCAAGGCCTTGTCTGCAGGGTCCATCTCGATGGCCTTGTTCAAGACCTCGGCGGCGGCCTGGGCCTGTCCCAAGGCCTCCAAAGCGTTCACCTTGTCGATGAGCGCTGACCTGTTGCCAGGGTCGACGGCAAGTATGTCATCGCAGATCGCAAGGACCTTCTCCTGTTCATCCATCGCGATTAGGGCCATCTTCTTCAGCTCAAGTATCTTGACCTCGTTCGGGGAGGCCACAAGAGCCTGATTGAAGGACGCGATCGCCTTCTTGTACTGCTCCAGACGATAATATGCCACCCCCTGGTCGACATAAGCGTCCACGTTCTTGGGGTCCAGACGGGATATCCGGTCGCATACCTTTATGACCTCGTCAAGCCGTGCCAGCTCTATAAGGGACCGTTTCTTTCCCTCCAGGACGTCCAGGTCCTTGTGGTACATCTCAAGGGCCCGGTCGAAGGACCTCACCGCCTCCTCGTGCATGCCCATCTTCGCAAGGGCATGGCCCCTACGGACCATGGCGAAACGCATTCTCTTATCAAGGTTCAGGGCATAATCATAGCATGTCAGGGCCTCGCTGTAACGGTCGAGCCATTCCAATGTTATGCCTTTGCTGATCCAGATGTTCTTGTCCCGGGGGTCCAGTTCCAGGGCGACATCATAGGCCAAGGCCGCCTCCTCATATCGCTTGGCCGCCTCAAGGGCCAGGCCGGTCGAGTAGGCGATGGACTTGTCCCTGGGACTTACCTCCCTTGCCTTCATGTAGGCGTCCACCGCCTCATTATAACGTTTAAGTGCGAACAGGCTGTCCCCCTGGACCCTCCAGAAAAGGACGTCGTCCGGGAATAGCTGGGCGGCATAGCTCGCGGTCTCCAACGACTCATCATATTTCTCCAGCTGGAAAAGGACCATGCTGGCATCTTTTAGGACGATGTGGTCCTGGGGGTGGATCCTCAGGACCCTGCGATAGAAGTCGACGGAGTTCTGATTCCTTCCGAGCCTGTCCAGCGCGACCCCCTTGTCCAGCAATGCCAGGTCGTTCTCCGGGTCCATCTTGAGGATCCTGTCGCTAAGCTCGATGACCTTCTTGTCCTTGCCCATGCGCTTGTAGCATTCCTTGATCTCGGTGAGTATATCGATGTTCTCCGGGGTGATCTTCAAGGCCTTTTCCAAAGACCTCAGCGCGTCATGATACCTTCCTGACGATATCAGCGCCTGCGCCTGCCTCACGGCATCGTTGGTCTCGGCGGTCCTGGGCTCCTGTGGTTGCTCTGGCAATCTTGGCGCCTCTTCCTGGGCCTTTTGCACTTTGGCTTTCTCGGCGAGATCGGTGACCTCTACCAGCCGGTTCTCTGCGACCTCCTGTCCTGAGGGAGGAGCTATGCCCTGGGCCGCCTTCGATTTGCCTTCTATCGCATCCTTGCTCTCGGGGTCTATCGCCAACGCCCTGTCGAAGGCCATGGACGCCTCCTCATACCGATTGGCCATGAGCAGGAGGTTCCCCACCTCGTTCCAGGTGATGATGTCCGATGGGTCGGCCTTGATGGCCTCCTTGTAGAACTTCAACGCCTCTGGGACGTTGCCAGACCTTGCGACCAGCCTGGCCTTTCCGATCAGCGCGACCTTGTTCGAGGCGTCCCTTGACAAGATGATATCATAGACCTGCTGCGCCTTGCCAGTATCATTGGTCCGCAGAAATATCTCGGCCTTGAGCATCAGGGCGTCGACCGCCGATGGTTCGAGCGATATTATCCTGTCGATCTCCTTGGAGGCCTCTGGCAACTTTCCCAACCTCAGCAACAGCTCGGCCTTCTTTCGCATCCATATCGTTCTCTCAGGGTCTTTGGCGATCACCAGCTCATAGAGCTTGGTGTCCAGAGGATCGATCGAGAGCGCCCTTTTGTAGCACTCAAGGGCATCTGGCACCCGCCCCTCTTTGTCACATATGACCCCTTTCATGACCCAAAGCTGTTTCCTGTCAGGACACGATCGTATGAGGTCTTCGATCAAAGACAATGCATCGCCCGACCTGCCGGCCATGTGAAGGACCCTGGTCCTGACCATTTTCGCTTCTATATTGGACGGGGATATCTGAATAGCCCTCTCCGATGACCTTAGGGCCTCTTCCTTCATATCGCATTGCATCATGTCCTCCGCCATCCGGCCCAAGGCGTCTGACATCTCCTTAGAATTGAGTTCGGTGATGGGGCAGCTGGCCAATTGCTCGCTCGCCCTTTTGAGATGTACCTTGGCCCTTTCGATGTCGTTCCTGATTATAAGGGCCTCGGCCTCCTCGACGAGCTTCAATGCCTTTTTTATCGACCTAGGTTCCCCTTCCCTGGAGAATAGAAATCCCATCCCATCACCTAATTTATAAAGGGAAATGCTATATTAAACTAAATACCTTTGTCTCCAGATGGTATTTTTTTGTACCTTTGTCCGACCAAACCCCTCCCTATGTCTGACGGTTTATCTAAATATCAACGAACAAATTATCCTGATAAAAAATATGCTGGTCATCCTTTTACATTGAAAAAAGAAGCTTTAAATACGGGGTGACATAATATCTCTATTTGTCCGACATAAGTCGGACGGATGGGATGCATGTGAGGTTCGATGCATCCGCTGGTATCTTAACCCATACTTTGAACGCGCGAACGAACGCGACCGCCATGGGGATCACAGAGATATGGCCACCAAAGTGCGTGTTCGAGGTCGATGACGAGTCGGGGGACCGTCAAGATGTAGGGAGAAGAACTGGTAGATGCGTCTAAGAAAAGGAGAGGATGGGACTCCTTTTCTTCCTCCAAATTTTTAAACTTTCTCCTAGAACAGGACGAGGTCCCGGCCAGCCAGCCCTTGAAACAACATTTTAATAATAAGATTAGATTAGGACCGACGCCTGCAGGTGTAATCTAGTGGTCAGGATCTTAGCCTTCCAAGCTAAAGGCCCGGGTTCGAATCCCGGCACCTGCACTCACCACCTCAATATTGTTCAAGGTCGGTAAAAGATAATTATATTCCTTCTTGCTGTTGAGCACATTGATGGACCGAGCCGTAAGACTAAGACCTCACCACCTGCTCTGTATTCAATTCTACCAAGGACTGGGCTACGATGATGATTTCAACGAGAACATGGCCAAGGTGGTGGACCTTGTGAAGGGGAACAGGTGTTCCTATATCGAGGTCGTGCCCATGGTCGATGACATCTGTTCAAGATGTCCAGAGAACAAGGGAGGGGTCTGCACCTCTGAAGCGTCGGTCAGGGATAAAGACCGCTCGGTCCTCGAGTTTATAGAGATAAAGAGCTGGCAAAGGATGACACCGCAAGAGCTTGAGCGGTCGATGAGCGATAAGCTAGTGACGTTGGAAAATGTCAGCCAGATATGTGGAGAATGTTCCTGGTCAAAGGAATGCGACAGATCTCTGTCCGAACACAAGAGATCTAAGAAAAATTATGGTTGACGGAAGGGTCCGGGAGATCCCTTCCGCCATGTGGGATGGTCTTCATCGGGAAACGACCTGCACCGGCCGCTCCTCCTCGGTCAGATTATAGAGCCTGCCGATGCTCTGGTGCGTTGGGGCGCACCTTACAGATCACCGATGTCCCTTCTCATTTATATGCCCGACCGTGAGAGGTCGCCGAACAACAAAGCCGAAAAGAGTTCGACCAGATGTTCTCATCAAGCTCCGAAATTACTTCGGCCTCTTGATATAATGCCTCATGCGGACCGCCTCACCGCGGTCGCTATCGGTCATCTCCTCTCCGAACATCATCGCGACCCCCACGCCGACGACCTTTTCCGACCTTATGACCGCCACCTCGTCCCCGATCCTGATGCCTGGGTCCGCTTCGATTATACCCTTTGCGAACAGGTTGCCTTCTATCTCGAAATCGCCCACTCTTACCAACCCAAGGCCCTTTCCTGCTATCCTCTCCGCCCCTTCGATGGTCAATGATATCATCCCGCGTTCGGGGGTGAGCATGCCCATCTGCCTCTGGCCTTCCTGTATCCGTGAATATGGGTATGAGCCAGAGACACGGCACCCTTCTACCAGGGCCCCCGCATTCTTTCCGAACTGAAATCTCGCGACGGCGGCCATGGTCCTCTGTCTGTCCTCTCCCATTGGAGGTCTGGGGTGCTTTGCGCACTCCTCAGCGAGGACCTCCCTCAATCTGTTCAACGATTCCTTGGAGCCTGGGAGACCATGAGAGGTATCGATGCAGTCGATGACCTCCCTTACGATATCCCCTTCATCCCCCAGATGACAGATGACCTTCTCATATCCTTGAGATGCGATATGGCCAACAAGCTCCTGGACCATTGCCACCTCCTCCCGGTCCCAATGTCCAGTGACAGGTATGTCGTATTGAGCGGCCGGATAGAACAGCTCCAGCTCCCTTGGCACCACACCAAGGGGGGAGGTGACGATCACCTCATGGACCACATCGAAGTTGCTCACCGATTGTATAACCCTTCGGAATGTCTGGTGGCTCTTGGAGGTGGAATATGGCTTCTTTGCGGAACATGGAAGGAGCAGGAGCACCTTTTTTGTCTCGGGCCTTGTGTACCTCTCGATGATCCTCTTCCTATACCTCCAGACATCCGGACGGAAAAGGGACTGTTTGGCGTTCGCATAGAAACGCGGTCCCACCAATGGGTATCTTGTCTCCTGGAACTCGTAATGGTCCTCGTCAAATATCCTCAAGGCCGCGACCATCCATGGGCTTGAGTGGACCCTTGTCTCGACCAGCTCCCGAAGCCTCTCCTTTTTGATCATGTGCTTGACGAGCTGAAGCTCCTTCCATACGTTCATGGCACTGATATGGAGCACGTTCTTTTCTGGCCCATCGAACAACCATTCTGACTCTGATGCTGACAATGGACCCTCGGTGGTGGTGATCTTGTCGATCGATGCCAGATATGATATCAGTGTGTCATCGAAGATATCCGCCCCCATATAGACCAAGAGCGCGAGGTTCGATGCATCCATCATTCCCGGCAGGTAGATCAGTCTCTTGTTCCCCGCGGTCCTCCTCAGGGACACGATCGAAGAAACGAAGGCCCTCGCATCCCTCCTCAGCTCGAACGCGTTGCCCAGTACCGCCACCTCCTTCCCTTTTACCTCATCTTCCGGAGGCGCCCTGCCGTCAGCAGAGGTCACGAAAGAGTTATCTCCCACAACAGGGAGGAGGTCCCCGGCCCATCTGAGCGCGCTCAGTGGAGTATAAAGCGTCTCAGGCACCGAGAACACCTGTTCCCCTGACTGCTGATGGACCGCCCTATGGGACTCAGAGGCATGGTCAAAGACGAGGTCGGACCTCCCTTGCATAAAAGGATAGGATTCGCCCCACAGCACAATGGGAGTGTCGAACCGCACCTGGCCATCGCTCCATCTCGCGATCCTGGCCGGGCCTGAACGGTACTTGACCTCGAGCATGCTCAGAGCATCCGCTCAAGTGATTAATAAATTTGCAAAAAAAAGAAAGATGAAAGGTGAGGAGCGTTTTCTTAGAATGTTGTGACCATGTCATGCTCGTCGATGATCTTCTTGGCCTGGGCCCAGTCGATCATCTCTATGAAGTCTAGGGTCTCGACCTCTCCGACCCTTTCGAGCAGGTCCGACCTGACACAGTATACCTTTGCATCGAAGTCGACCATGTCGCCGAGGGCCTCCATGTTCGATGGCATCCTCACCGCCTCTGGCTTTTGGGTCGCCACCGCGTTGAGGGTCCCGTCCCCGGCCAGGATGATATTGCATTTATCCACATTCCCGCTCGATAGCATGGCCAGGGCGAGCCTTGAACCGGCGAACGCCTCCTCGAAGCCATATGGGGGTTTGGTTATCAATACCAGTACGCTCTTCGCCATCTTCTTCACCTCGCTATTGTTACCATGCGTTCCCCTTCGGCCACGTACCTGGAGAGGTCGTTCGTAAGGCTCCCGACCTTCATACCTGGTATCTCCTCCCCTCTTCGAAGGCCCCTTGCCGCGCAGCAGGTGTTGCACACGCTGACCTCGACGTTCCGCTTCTCGACCAGCTCCTTGGCCTCGGCCCCGACGTTCGGGAACCTTTTCGGCTCCTGACCGTCCTTGACAAGAAGGACGCCTTCGCCGTAACCGAAGATCCTTACGTCATAGCCTTTCTCGACCGCCGCCTGGGCAAGCTTCACGGCCACGTTGGTGTCCATGTTCATCATCGTCCCCGTCCTGATCTGGATGACCATTGTCTTCATGTAGCTCCCTCACAGCGTTATCGTCTGGTCGAATTTCTCCATGATGAGGTCGACCGCCTCGTGGTATGTTATCGGTCTATAGCCCGCGTTAGCCTTTCCCTCGAATCCTCTCGCGGCCAGATCATCAGCCATCACGTATGCCTCGTTCACGACCTTCAGGAGCTCTGCAGAGCGCTTCTTGTCCACAGCGAAGTAGGCCGCATCCTCGAACAATATCACTCCCGACCTTTCATCTCCCGCTATGTGCTTCATCATTTCCAGGCCGGTGAACTCATGCGGGCCCTTCAATAATATGAACAGTTTTGAAGGCATATCACTACCTCATCCGATGAACATCGTCGAGTCCGCATCAACGGCAATATCGAGGAAACCCGCGGCCCCCAGGATCTTGACCCCGTCGTACATGTCCTCTTTTTTGACGCCTAAAAGCTCAAGTGTCGTGTTGCAGGCATAGACGTTAACGCCCAGATCGAGGGCCATCTTCATCTGCTCCTCATACTTCTCGACCCCTATCTTTTTCATCTTCTTGATGAACATGCCCGTGAAGAGCCTGTACAGACCAGGGAGCTTAGGGCTCTTTTTCTTCTTCAAGAGGTTCAGCCCGAAGAAGGTATGGAAGACGTGCACTTCCATACCCATGCTCGCCGCTGTATTGGCGATCATCATCGACATCATGCCCTTGTCAAAAGTCCCTTCCGATACCACAATAGCGATCTTTTTCGTCTCTGTCATCTTTACCGCCCCTTATTTCCTATCTTGTTTTACTCCATGAAAGTCGTCGATCCGGTCAGGCTTCTTTTTCAAGCCTTTAACAAGACCTTACTGGACCTTCTTTATATAGTAATAGAAGACCCCTTTGTCCTCTTTCTGCTCGAGAAGCTCATTGCCTGTCCTCTTCGCCCAAGCTGGAACATCTTCCTTGGAACCGACGTCATCGGCTATCAGCTCAAGGACCTTACCCACCTGCATCTCCTTGATCTTCTTCGACAGCTTCACTATCGGCATTGGGCACATCAGACCCCTGGCATCCAAAGTCTCATCCTTTTGCATGATCACCATCTCCTCGGTTTTGCACGGTTGTGCAACAACTTTATATAACTGCTAATTATATAAGGGTTTCGGATAGGTGGACCCGTAATATGGCCTTCGACAAGATGGTGACCAAGGTTGGCTCATGCCAGGACCTTGTGCAATGCGCCTATTCGCTCAACGAGTTCGAGGTCCAGGTATATAACAGACTTTTAGAACTAGGGCCAATGAGAGCCGATGACCTGGCGGACCGTATGGGCAAGGACCGTAGCACGGTCTATAGGGCCTTGCAGAAAATGATGAGCTGTGGGATCTGCTTCAGAGAGACGAAGAGCATTGAGAGGGGAGGATATTATCATGTATATCGGGCCATCGGTAAAGAGGAGCTCAAGGTGAAGCTGCGCGCGTGTGTCGAGAACTGGTACAGCAGCATGCAACAGATCCTCGAGAGGTTTGACCTTGAATGACAGGGATCGTGGCGGATGCCTCGTTCATGATTCCGAAGATGTAAAATAGCCAGGTCGGGATTCTGGTCTGAGAGCATGAGCTTCAAGGGTATGGACATCGTCTCCATCAGGGACCTGAGCTGCGAGCAGATCGAGGAGATCATGGACCTGTCAGAAAAAATGATCCCCTATGCCAAGGGAGAAAAGATGACAAAGGCCCTTGACGGCAAGATCCTTTCATGCCTATTCTTTGAACCGTCCACAAGGACAAGGATGTCGTTCGAGACCGCGATAAACCGCCTTGGAGGGAGGTCCCTTGACATGGGGACCCCTTCGATGACCTCTTTGGCCAAGGGCGAGACCCTTGCGGACACAATACGGATGCTAGAATCGTATTCGGATGTCATCGTGCTCCGTCATCCGCACGAAGGGGCCGCAAGATTGGCGGCAAGATTCTCCCAGAAGCCCGTGATCAATGCGGGGGATGGGGCCGGGCAACACCCTACGCAGACCCTTCTGGACCTTTTCACCATCAAGAAGAACAAAGGGAAGATGGACGGGCTGAAGGTCGCAATGGTCGGCGACCTGAAGTATGGCAGGACAGTGCACTCTCTCGCTGAAGCTCTGACGATGTTCGGAGCGGAATTGAACTTCATAGCCCCGCCCACGCTCCAGATGCCCAAGGACACCATCAAACAGATCGAGAAGATGGGCGGGAAGCCTAAGATGAGGAACAAGCTCGAAGAGGTCATGAGCGAGATCGATGTGCTTTATGTCACCAGGATACAGAAGGAGAGATTCCCTGACCTGGCAGAGTATCAGAAGGTGGCTGGCACTTACCGTGTCGACCTGGATAGTTTGAGAGAGGCAAAGAGCAACATGATCATCATGCATCCGCTGCCCCGCATCGACGAGATCTCGCCTGAAGTGGACCAGACCTGTCATGCCAAGTATTTCGATCAGGCGTTCAATGGAGTGCCGGTCAGGATGGCGCTACTGACGCTCGTTCTAGGAGGTGAGCTCTGATGAAAGAGTTCAAGGTGACCCCCATCAGGAATGGGACGGTCATAGATCACATCGAGTGCGGAATGGCGTTGAAGGTATTGAGGATCATTGGTATGGACGGGGGGAATGTCCAGAGCCCTGTGAGCATATTGATGCACGTCCCGTCGAAGAAGACGGGGTGGAAGGACGTCGTGAAGGTTGAGGACCGGGAGCTTGACCCGAAGGAGGTTGACAAGATCGCCCTCATCGCACCAGAGGCGACGATAAACATCATAAGGGACTTCAATGTGGCCGAGAAACATGACGTCAGGCTACCTGCGAAGGTTTTGGGCAAGGCCCGTTGCAGCAACCCGAACTGCATCACGAACCAGAAGGAGCCCGTCGAGCCAGAGTTCAATGTGGAGGGAAAGAACCCTCCGGTCCTACGTTGCGTCTATTGCGACAGGGTCCTGGAGAACATCGCGGACAACCTGATCTGAGCTCATCTTAGCCAGACCAGCTCTTCCTTGGTCTTCGCGACGACCTTCTGAAGCCGTGAAAGTATCTCCTCGTCGTTCACTGTCCTTTCCGCCGTGAGCGCTATCATCAGGCTGGAGCTCAGCTCATGGACGAATATCTTCTTTGTCTTATAGACGCCGATGACATGCTCGAGCTTCTCCTTCTTCGCATCGGCCCTTGTGGACTCGGCGGATGTGAAGATGACCGATATCATCGCCGAGAACATCTCGGGCCTTGAAGGGAGCTTTGAGGCATCCCCTGTTATCATCAGACCGCTCTTGGATACGACGGAGACGCTCTCGATGTTCGGATCGTTCCCGAACTCGGCCTTCAGTATCTCATCTATGACGTTCTCGACCGACTTTGAAGATTGAATCTCGTCCCCCTCCATCAATAGCTTGTTCTGATTGTTCGCGAACGGAGCGATATCCTAGTACCAATTTTATATTCTTTTCTCAATCCACCACGATTGTGAAAAGGTCCCGGGATGGTCCCGGACCTGAATGGAAGTGAAAAGATGAGCGTCCTGGTCATATCAGGCATGCCCGGTGCTGGAAAGGAGGAGTTCGCGCAGGTGGCGATGTCGGTCGGTTACCAAGTGGTCCGCATGGGAGATGTTGTCAGGGCCGAAGCGGCCAGGCAGGGCATCGCATTCAACGACCAAGGTGTCGGGGGATTCGCCAACGAAGAGAGAAAGAGACATGGATATGACATCTGGGCGAAGAGGGCGGTCGAACATGTCAAGCAGGAAAGGACCGTCATAGACGGGAGCAGGGGCCTGATGGAGCTTGAGGTCTTCAAGAAGGAGCTGAAAGATGTAAGGTTGATAGCCATCCATACCTGTCCCATAAAAAGGTTCCACAGGCTGAAGGCAAGGGGACGAGAGGACGCCCCGTCCACATATGAGGATTTCAAGGCCCGTGACGAGAGGGAGCTGGGCTGGGGCATTGGTTCCCTGATCGCCATGGCCGACATAATGATCGTGAACGAGGGTACGTTAGAAGAGTTCAAATCCTATTGCCTCAGATTGTTGAGAGAGTTGGACTGAGA
This genomic window from Methanomassiliicoccales archaeon contains:
- the pyrB gene encoding aspartate carbamoyltransferase, translating into MSFKGMDIVSIRDLSCEQIEEIMDLSEKMIPYAKGEKMTKALDGKILSCLFFEPSTRTRMSFETAINRLGGRSLDMGTPSMTSLAKGETLADTIRMLESYSDVIVLRHPHEGAARLAARFSQKPVINAGDGAGQHPTQTLLDLFTIKKNKGKMDGLKVAMVGDLKYGRTVHSLAEALTMFGAELNFIAPPTLQMPKDTIKQIEKMGGKPKMRNKLEEVMSEIDVLYVTRIQKERFPDLAEYQKVAGTYRVDLDSLREAKSNMIIMHPLPRIDEISPEVDQTCHAKYFDQAFNGVPVRMALLTLVLGGEL
- the fliE gene encoding flagellar hook-basal body complex protein FliE is translated as MSVLVISGMPGAGKEEFAQVAMSVGYQVVRMGDVVRAEAARQGIAFNDQGVGGFANEERKRHGYDIWAKRAVEHVKQERTVIDGSRGLMELEVFKKELKDVRLIAIHTCPIKRFHRLKARGREDAPSTYEDFKARDERELGWGIGSLIAMADIMIVNEGTLEEFKSYCLRLLRELD
- a CDS encoding aspartate carbamoyltransferase regulatory subunit yields the protein MKEFKVTPIRNGTVIDHIECGMALKVLRIIGMDGGNVQSPVSILMHVPSKKTGWKDVVKVEDRELDPKEVDKIALIAPEATINIIRDFNVAEKHDVRLPAKVLGKARCSNPNCITNQKEPVEPEFNVEGKNPPVLRCVYCDRVLENIADNLI